DNA sequence from the Candidatus Methylomirabilota bacterium genome:
GATGCCGCGCGCGGATTCATCGGCGCCCGGTTCCGCGAGGAGGTCATCTTCACGCGCGGGACCACCGACGGGGTCAACGTGGTCGCCCGCGCGGTGGCGGGCACGCTGAGGCAAGGCGACGAGATCGTCGTCACGGAGATGGAGCACCACTCGAACCTGATCCCGTGGCAGATGGTGTGCCGGGAGCGGGGAGCGGTCCTGAAGGCCGTCCCAGTGACCAACGCCGGCTTCCTCGACATGGACGCCTTCGCCCGCCTGCTGTCTTCTCGCACGAAGCTCGTGGCTACGGCCCACGTTTCGAACGTGCTCGGGACCATCAACCCGGTGGCGGACCTCGTTCGCAAGAGCCGGGAGGCGGGAGCGCTGGTGCTCCTCGACGGCGCCCAGGCGGCGCCGCATCTGGCGCTGGATGTGGCGGCGCTCGGCTGCGACTTCTACGTCTTCTCGGGTCACAAGATGTTGGGGCCCACGGGCATCGGGGTCCTGTACGGCCGGCGCGAGACGCTCGAGGGGCTCGAACCGGGGCTGGGCGGCAGCGAGATGATCAAGGAAGTATGGATCGACCACGCCCAGTGGAACGACCTCCCGTGGCGCTTCGAGCCCGGCACGCCGCCCATCGCCGAGGCGATCGGCCTCCACGCCGCGGTCGAATATCTCGAGAAGCTCGGCATGGCGCGGGTCGAAGCCCACGAGCGGGAGCTCTGCAGGCTGACGCTCGATGCTCTCGAGACGATCCCCGGCGTCACCCTGTACGGCCCACGGAACCCCGAGCTCAAGGGGGCCGTGGTGGCATTCAACGTGGAAGGCATCCATCCGCACGACGGCGCGGCGCTGCTCGACGAACG
Encoded proteins:
- a CDS encoding cysteine desulfurase; this translates as MTLGERTRPDFPILARQIHGQPLVYLDSAASSQKPRQVLEAMQRYYERSHANVHRSIHTLGEEATELYEAARDAARGFIGARFREEVIFTRGTTDGVNVVARAVAGTLRQGDEIVVTEMEHHSNLIPWQMVCRERGAVLKAVPVTNAGFLDMDAFARLLSSRTKLVATAHVSNVLGTINPVADLVRKSREAGALVLLDGAQAAPHLALDVAALGCDFYVFSGHKMLGPTGIGVLYGRRETLEGLEPGLGGSEMIKEVWIDHAQWNDLPWRFEPGTPPIAEAIGLHAAVEYLEKLGMARVEAHERELCRLTLDALETIPGVTLYGPRNPELKGAVVAFNVEGIHPHDGAALLDERGIAVRAGHHCAQPLMKRLGIVGTLRASFSVYNTSAEVVRLAEAVEGLRGAL